Proteins co-encoded in one Halorussus vallis genomic window:
- a CDS encoding alkaline phosphatase family protein — MTNANATVVVGFDALDFEYLDRFEESLPNFSSLRESGVEAPLRSTFPPWTGSAWPSTYTGTDPSHHGVYGFFHHESDYPDEDELVTRNRVRAPAIWNYLAARGEPAVVLNVPVTHPAEPLAGVLVPGYLAKEDDASYPEDVREELADALGEPYTIYSRGETSDDKDEKLAGYLDLVELRGRAAEYLLSEYDWRVAFVQFQKTDAVFHNFDDPAIFRRVYERADEALGRILGVAGDANVVVCSDHGIGPVEGYTVYLNEVLRQAGLLETTTDSDRPSLASRKSALTGENDADGGAADSSAGGPSVTGRAVSAATAALGRVGVSPGDAYALAQRVGVDDFITTVLPDDALSAASEGVDWRNSKCFCRTAELGVRVNLAGREPAGVVPESEYEVVREEIIDVLSSLRTPDGDPVFEWVRRREEVYGGPYTDRACDVLYMPKDMNHVVSPSLVGTAFAPLSDHDHKRDGVFLASGPDFADEARALDRLSLTDVAPATMAASGFDVPARMTGAVPEELLADSVSVSRADYGEVPFGTESVESGDDSAVEERLSDLGYI, encoded by the coding sequence ATGACGAACGCAAACGCCACCGTCGTCGTCGGTTTCGACGCGCTCGACTTCGAATATCTCGACCGCTTCGAGGAATCGCTTCCGAACTTCTCGTCGCTCCGCGAAAGCGGGGTCGAAGCGCCGCTGCGCTCGACGTTTCCGCCGTGGACGGGGAGCGCGTGGCCCTCGACGTACACCGGCACCGACCCGAGCCACCACGGCGTCTACGGGTTCTTCCACCACGAGTCCGACTACCCGGACGAGGACGAACTGGTCACGCGCAACCGCGTGCGCGCGCCGGCCATCTGGAACTACCTCGCCGCCCGCGGCGAACCCGCGGTCGTGTTGAACGTCCCGGTCACCCACCCCGCCGAACCGCTGGCCGGCGTCCTCGTGCCGGGCTACCTCGCGAAGGAGGACGATGCGAGCTATCCCGAGGACGTCCGCGAGGAACTCGCCGACGCGCTGGGCGAGCCATACACCATCTACTCGCGCGGCGAAACGAGCGACGACAAGGACGAGAAACTGGCGGGCTACCTCGACCTGGTCGAACTGCGGGGTCGCGCCGCCGAGTACCTCCTCTCGGAGTACGACTGGCGCGTCGCGTTCGTCCAGTTCCAGAAGACCGACGCGGTGTTCCACAACTTCGACGACCCGGCGATATTCCGGCGGGTGTACGAGCGCGCCGACGAGGCGCTCGGCCGCATCCTCGGCGTCGCGGGCGACGCCAACGTCGTCGTCTGCTCGGACCACGGCATCGGACCGGTTGAGGGCTACACCGTCTATCTCAACGAGGTGCTCCGGCAGGCCGGACTGCTCGAAACCACGACCGACTCCGACCGACCCAGTCTCGCGAGTCGGAAGTCGGCGCTCACCGGCGAGAACGACGCCGACGGCGGAGCCGCCGATTCGAGCGCGGGCGGTCCCTCGGTGACCGGGCGGGCGGTTTCCGCGGCCACGGCCGCGCTCGGCCGCGTCGGCGTCTCGCCGGGCGACGCCTACGCGCTGGCCCAGCGGGTCGGCGTCGACGACTTCATCACCACCGTCCTGCCGGACGACGCGCTCTCGGCGGCCAGCGAGGGCGTCGACTGGCGCAACTCGAAGTGCTTCTGCCGGACCGCCGAACTCGGGGTCCGAGTGAACCTCGCGGGCCGCGAACCCGCGGGCGTGGTTCCCGAGTCGGAGTACGAGGTGGTGCGCGAGGAGATCATCGACGTGCTCTCGTCGCTCCGGACGCCCGACGGTGACCCGGTGTTCGAGTGGGTCCGCAGGCGCGAGGAGGTGTACGGCGGTCCGTACACCGACCGGGCCTGCGACGTGCTCTACATGCCGAAGGACATGAACCACGTCGTCAGTCCGAGCCTCGTCGGCACCGCGTTCGCGCCGCTGTCGGACCACGACCACAAGCGGGACGGGGTGTTCCTCGCCTCGGGACCCGACTTCGCCGACGAGGCCAGGGCGCTCGACCGCCTGTCGCTGACCGACGTGGCGCCCGCGACGATGGCGGCCTCCGGCTTCGACGTGCCCGCCCGGATGACCGGGGCCGTCCCAGAGGAACTGCTCGCCGACTCCGTGTCCGTCTCGCGGGCAGACTACGGCGAGGTTCCGTTCGGGACCGAGTCGGTCGAGTCCGGCGACGACAGCGCCGTCGAGGAGCGTCTCAGCGACCTCGGCTACATCTGA
- a CDS encoding lipid II:glycine glycyltransferase FemX, giving the protein MSVTIEKKGLSIARADGDDLERWNDLVEKSPQTNVFHYLESLEVQAAHADADLHPLIGYKGQEPVGVFPVFEKRKGGMTMAFSPAPGLWVSYLGPALVNHQKLKRRKAERRGWRFVEGCLDWIDRQIAPKYTQIRPDGAFEDVRPFDWNDFDVDVRHTYAVDLTRDEEEVLMSFSSDARGNIRTECDYRIYEGGRREIEAIISQVKSRHDEQDESYGVTPQFVADLYERLPEGTVRPYACEIDGEFAGGMVALEFDDTVYRWQGGAKHDRDLPVNDLVDWEIMTDAMDRGVEKYDLVGANERRLCGYKAKFGPELESYYSLEKGTRMTNALSSVYKKLR; this is encoded by the coding sequence ATGAGTGTCACGATAGAGAAGAAGGGATTGAGTATCGCACGCGCTGACGGAGACGACCTCGAACGCTGGAACGACCTCGTCGAGAAATCTCCACAGACGAACGTCTTTCACTACCTCGAATCGCTGGAGGTGCAAGCGGCCCACGCAGACGCCGACCTCCACCCGCTGATCGGGTACAAGGGCCAGGAGCCGGTCGGCGTCTTCCCGGTGTTCGAGAAGCGCAAGGGCGGGATGACGATGGCGTTCTCGCCCGCACCCGGCCTCTGGGTGTCGTACCTCGGCCCCGCGCTGGTCAACCACCAGAAGCTCAAGCGTCGGAAGGCCGAGCGCCGCGGCTGGCGGTTCGTCGAGGGCTGTCTCGACTGGATCGACCGCCAGATAGCGCCGAAGTACACCCAGATACGGCCCGACGGCGCGTTCGAGGACGTCCGACCGTTCGACTGGAACGACTTCGACGTCGACGTCCGCCACACCTACGCGGTCGACCTGACCCGCGACGAGGAGGAGGTGCTGATGTCCTTCTCCAGCGACGCCCGCGGCAACATCCGGACCGAGTGCGACTACCGCATCTACGAGGGCGGCCGCCGCGAAATCGAGGCCATCATCTCCCAGGTGAAGTCCCGCCACGACGAGCAGGACGAGAGCTACGGGGTCACCCCGCAGTTCGTCGCCGACCTCTACGAGCGCCTGCCCGAGGGGACGGTCCGGCCCTACGCCTGCGAGATAGACGGCGAGTTCGCGGGCGGGATGGTCGCCCTGGAGTTCGACGACACCGTCTACCGGTGGCAGGGCGGCGCGAAACACGACCGCGACCTGCCGGTCAACGACCTGGTCGACTGGGAGATAATGACCGACGCGATGGACCGCGGCGTCGAGAAGTACGACCTCGTCGGCGCGAACGAGCGCCGCCTCTGCGGCTACAAGGCGAAGTTCGGCCCCGAACTCGAGAGCTACTACAGCCTCGAGAAGGGCACCCGGATGACCAACGCCCTTTCGAGCGTCTACAAGAAGCTCCGCTGA
- a CDS encoding alkaline phosphatase family protein translates to MADRAQTDMRTLLVGLDAGCRSVLEPLFEAGATPHLRSLFDQGASGPLESQIPPWTPSAWPSLYTGVNPGKHGVFGFLTFDGYDWDVVNASHVREQTLWEILDYHGHSSVVVNAPVTHPPREIDGAIVPGYTAPEDPACHPRGLLAEIREKIGDYRVYAPREATGEREKTEWYRRLVRMRGEAFRYLSDRYDPDFGFVQFQQTDTVFHEFPGDDEKARAVYEAVDEQLGKILRRCDPDTVVVASDHGMGEYDGHEFRVNEHLRERGLVETKRGGEGMPTWSTIANNRLQDGETEAVETDPTPLQRGLATAAKFGLTSQRIYRALDAVGLADAVAERVPTDAIRAATEQVDFPASAAYMRDRIELGVRVNLEGREPAGVVPESQYEAVREEIIDALSGVETPDGRPVFERVARREEIFSGPYVDEAPDVVTIPADFDEFLSTRVGDGEFGPPSEPYNHKRDGIVAVTGRNVDDRSDLSGAHLFDVAPTVLATFGLPAGDRMDGVVLPAVEPVGRRAYPAFDGGAQVATDDGDVEARLADLGYLE, encoded by the coding sequence ATGGCAGACCGCGCGCAGACGGATATGCGGACGTTGTTGGTCGGTCTGGACGCCGGTTGCCGGTCGGTCCTCGAACCCCTGTTCGAGGCGGGTGCGACGCCCCACTTGCGCTCTCTGTTCGACCAGGGGGCGAGCGGACCGTTGGAGTCCCAGATTCCGCCGTGGACGCCGAGCGCGTGGCCGTCGCTGTACACCGGGGTCAACCCCGGCAAGCACGGCGTATTCGGTTTCCTCACGTTCGACGGCTACGACTGGGACGTGGTGAACGCGAGCCACGTCCGGGAACAGACCCTCTGGGAAATCCTCGATTACCACGGCCATTCGAGCGTCGTCGTGAACGCGCCGGTGACACATCCGCCGCGCGAGATAGACGGCGCGATAGTGCCGGGATACACCGCTCCGGAGGACCCGGCGTGTCATCCACGCGGATTACTCGCCGAAATCCGGGAGAAAATCGGCGATTACCGCGTGTACGCACCCCGCGAAGCGACCGGCGAACGCGAGAAGACCGAGTGGTATCGCCGTCTCGTTCGGATGCGGGGCGAAGCGTTCCGCTATCTCTCCGACCGTTACGACCCCGACTTCGGGTTCGTCCAGTTCCAGCAGACCGACACCGTCTTCCACGAGTTCCCGGGCGACGACGAGAAGGCCCGGGCGGTGTACGAGGCGGTCGACGAACAGCTAGGCAAGATACTCCGGCGGTGCGACCCGGACACCGTCGTCGTCGCCAGCGACCACGGCATGGGCGAGTACGACGGCCACGAGTTTCGGGTCAACGAACACCTCCGCGAGCGCGGGTTGGTCGAAACCAAGCGCGGCGGCGAGGGGATGCCGACGTGGTCGACCATCGCGAACAACCGACTCCAGGACGGCGAAACCGAGGCCGTCGAAACCGACCCGACCCCGCTCCAGCGGGGGCTGGCCACCGCGGCGAAGTTCGGACTGACCAGCCAGCGCATCTATCGGGCGCTCGACGCCGTGGGACTCGCCGACGCGGTGGCCGAGCGGGTGCCCACCGACGCCATCCGGGCGGCGACCGAGCAGGTCGACTTCCCGGCGTCGGCCGCCTACATGCGCGACCGTATCGAACTCGGGGTTCGGGTGAACCTCGAAGGCCGCGAACCCGCGGGCGTGGTCCCCGAGTCGCAGTACGAGGCGGTGCGCGAGGAGATCATCGACGCGCTCTCGGGGGTCGAGACGCCCGACGGCCGACCGGTGTTCGAACGGGTCGCCCGCCGCGAGGAGATATTCTCGGGTCCCTACGTCGACGAGGCCCCCGACGTGGTGACGATTCCCGCCGACTTCGACGAGTTCCTCTCGACCCGGGTCGGCGACGGGGAGTTCGGTCCGCCGAGCGAGCCCTACAACCACAAGCGCGACGGCATCGTCGCCGTCACGGGGCGGAACGTCGACGACCGGTCCGACCTCTCGGGCGCGCACCTCTTCGACGTGGCGCCCACGGTGCTGGCGACGTTCGGACTCCCCGCGGGCGACCGGATGGACGGGGTGGTGCTCCCGGCGGTCGAACCGGTCGGGCGGCGCGCCTACCCCGCGTTCGACGGGGGCGCACAGGTAGCAACGGACGACGGCGACGTCGAAGCGAGACTGGCCGACCTCGGGTACCTCGAATAA
- a CDS encoding right-handed parallel beta-helix repeat-containing protein, producing the protein MARDEMARDSDSDKLLDRRSYLKMAGAAAASVTAAGVTADGAKAASYDTIKVPAGSRRTIKVGPGETFENKLIDITADGAHVKLLTQGSGWTIRNVGLKGVNNDRSDTYGTFYLRCTDGGEGLAENIYMGDGTADRAHHAAMSDWDNSGTVTIRNIHVQGWGADGMYMSHAGVSQSHGMGDTRIENAYLKNNNIENARLGTPGSYIKDSVVHVEGEDAVQSNESGQKNPRGLWFKEQSGIKAINCDIKVNGAYAVFASDNGSGTLENCRVDGRIGGPVTKKNVSGNPDVTPPKGVPMSAEEAASGNVGGGSTSAPTTSDDQQNQQDQQNAQGTPLELVSSDDASSEQYQFTVEGAVHRKTSGSVTAESGDKFAKNDDGTVTVSGVAGNGYGDAFLVDGCITAMDIDESKWTLRYDGSEVAVSDIVLPNALIIDGSDHPRQASTYEFAVSGTARKSAALATVNPHDTVEGGKISGRVIGGKDAFRYSGEITGFTLSGPANVRVQDGS; encoded by the coding sequence ATGGCACGCGACGAAATGGCACGCGATTCCGACTCCGACAAACTGCTCGACCGACGATCGTACTTGAAGATGGCCGGCGCGGCCGCCGCCTCGGTCACCGCAGCGGGCGTCACCGCCGACGGCGCGAAGGCGGCGTCCTACGACACCATCAAGGTCCCCGCAGGAAGCCGCCGCACCATCAAGGTGGGCCCCGGCGAGACGTTCGAGAACAAGCTCATCGACATCACCGCCGACGGCGCGCACGTCAAGCTTCTCACCCAGGGGAGCGGCTGGACGATCCGGAACGTCGGCCTCAAGGGTGTGAACAACGACCGGAGCGATACCTACGGCACGTTCTACCTGCGCTGCACCGACGGCGGCGAGGGCCTCGCGGAGAACATCTACATGGGCGACGGAACCGCCGACCGCGCGCACCACGCCGCGATGTCCGACTGGGACAACTCCGGCACCGTCACCATCCGGAACATCCACGTCCAGGGCTGGGGCGCCGACGGGATGTACATGTCCCACGCGGGCGTCTCCCAGAGCCACGGCATGGGCGACACGCGAATCGAGAACGCCTACCTCAAGAACAACAACATCGAGAACGCCCGCCTCGGCACGCCCGGGTCGTACATCAAGGACTCGGTCGTCCACGTCGAGGGCGAGGACGCCGTCCAGTCGAACGAGTCCGGCCAGAAGAACCCCCGCGGTCTCTGGTTCAAAGAGCAGTCGGGCATCAAGGCCATCAACTGCGACATCAAGGTGAACGGCGCGTACGCGGTGTTCGCCAGCGACAACGGCAGCGGCACGCTGGAGAACTGCCGGGTCGACGGCCGCATCGGCGGTCCCGTCACCAAGAAGAACGTCTCGGGCAACCCCGACGTCACCCCGCCGAAGGGTGTCCCGATGTCTGCCGAGGAGGCGGCCTCGGGAAACGTCGGCGGCGGTAGCACGAGCGCACCGACGACCAGCGACGACCAGCAGAACCAGCAGGACCAGCAGAACGCCCAGGGAACGCCCCTCGAACTGGTGTCGAGCGACGACGCCTCCAGCGAACAGTACCAGTTCACCGTCGAAGGCGCCGTTCACAGGAAGACTTCAGGCAGCGTCACGGCCGAGTCCGGCGACAAGTTCGCGAAGAACGACGACGGCACCGTCACCGTCTCGGGCGTGGCAGGCAACGGCTACGGCGACGCCTTCCTCGTCGACGGCTGTATCACCGCGATGGACATCGACGAGAGCAAATGGACGCTTCGCTACGACGGGAGCGAGGTCGCCGTCTCGGACATCGTCCTCCCGAACGCCCTCATCATCGACGGCAGCGACCACCCGCGACAGGCGAGCACGTACGAGTTCGCGGTGAGCGGGACGGCCCGCAAGAGTGCGGCGCTGGCCACGGTCAACCCCCACGACACCGTCGAGGGCGGAAAGATCTCCGGCCGAGTCATCGGCGGCAAGGACGCCTTCCGGTACTCCGGCGAGATCACCGGCTTCACGCTGAGCGGTCCGGCGAACGTTCGCGTTCAGGACGGTTCCTGA
- the glmM gene encoding phosphoglucosamine mutase has translation MFGSSGVRGPVGDEVTADLALSVGRALASEGYDRVVVGRDARTSSPLLADAAAAGLRECGADVIRIGEAATPTVARSVGWRDADAGLMVTASHNPETDNGIKLWNPSGQAFDESQREAIASRVRAKNYNLARWDGLGAVERWDGATDRHARTLADAVSNGDGTREDGERDGTARPLADLSVVVDVGNGVGGVTADALHRLGCDVRTLNAQPDGRFPGRPSEPTAENCRELAELVAATDADLGIAHDGDADRMRAVAHDGTFPDGDVLLALFAREAAGPGDRVAVPVDTSLAVADSLADRGADVARTRVGDVYVAERATDPDVAFGGEPSGAWIWPEETLCPDGPLAACRLAALVADRGPLADLLAEIETYPIRRGNVETTEKASVVAGVERRVRREYGDVATADGVRVGTDEGWFLVRASGTEPVVRVTAEARSEARAAELFGEAKALVESAADAEGETASEEETAAEESATEGELAAEAGERTAEGDARGNAAEGDAAERGTATERP, from the coding sequence ATGTTCGGAAGTAGCGGCGTGCGCGGGCCGGTCGGCGACGAGGTCACCGCCGACCTCGCGCTGTCGGTCGGCCGGGCGCTCGCCAGCGAGGGCTACGACCGCGTGGTCGTCGGCCGAGACGCCAGAACGAGCAGTCCCCTGCTGGCCGACGCCGCGGCGGCGGGCCTGCGGGAGTGCGGCGCCGACGTGATTCGAATCGGCGAGGCGGCGACGCCGACGGTCGCCCGGAGCGTCGGCTGGCGCGACGCCGACGCGGGGCTGATGGTCACCGCGAGCCACAACCCCGAGACGGACAACGGCATCAAGCTCTGGAACCCCTCGGGCCAGGCGTTCGACGAGAGCCAGCGCGAGGCCATCGCCTCGCGCGTGCGCGCGAAGAACTACAACTTGGCTCGCTGGGACGGCCTCGGTGCGGTCGAGCGATGGGACGGCGCGACCGACCGCCACGCCCGGACGCTCGCCGACGCGGTGAGCAACGGAGACGGGACCCGCGAGGACGGCGAGCGCGACGGGACCGCCCGACCGCTCGCCGACCTCTCGGTCGTCGTCGACGTCGGCAACGGCGTCGGCGGCGTCACCGCCGACGCGCTCCACCGCCTGGGCTGTGACGTCCGGACGCTGAACGCCCAGCCGGACGGCCGGTTTCCGGGACGGCCGAGCGAACCCACCGCCGAGAACTGCCGGGAACTCGCGGAACTGGTGGCGGCGACCGACGCCGACCTCGGCATCGCCCACGACGGCGACGCCGACCGGATGCGCGCGGTGGCCCACGACGGTACCTTCCCGGACGGCGACGTACTGCTCGCGCTGTTCGCCCGCGAAGCCGCGGGTCCCGGCGACCGAGTGGCGGTTCCCGTCGACACCAGCCTCGCGGTCGCCGACTCGCTCGCCGACCGCGGGGCCGACGTCGCCCGCACGCGCGTCGGCGACGTCTACGTCGCCGAACGCGCGACCGACCCGGACGTCGCCTTCGGCGGCGAGCCGAGCGGCGCGTGGATTTGGCCCGAGGAGACGCTGTGTCCCGACGGCCCGCTGGCGGCGTGTCGGCTCGCGGCGCTGGTTGCCGACCGCGGCCCGCTCGCAGACCTCCTCGCCGAAATCGAAACCTACCCCATCCGCCGCGGGAACGTCGAGACGACCGAGAAGGCGTCGGTCGTCGCGGGCGTCGAGCGGCGGGTCCGGCGCGAGTACGGGGACGTCGCGACCGCCGACGGCGTCCGGGTCGGGACCGACGAAGGGTGGTTCCTGGTTCGCGCCAGCGGCACCGAACCGGTCGTGCGCGTGACCGCCGAGGCCCGTAGCGAGGCGCGCGCGGCGGAATTGTTCGGAGAAGCGAAGGCGCTGGTAGAATCGGCGGCGGACGCGGAAGGGGAAACCGCGTCGGAGGAAGAAACGGCGGCGGAAGAATCCGCGACGGAGGGGGAACTCGCCGCGGAAGCGGGGGAACGCACCGCGGAAGGGGACGCGAGGGGGAACGCGGCGGAGGGAGACGCCGCGGAGCGGGGAACCGCTACCGAGCGGCCCTGA
- a CDS encoding DUF7344 domain-containing protein, protein MAHSEELSQDEVFEVLKSPRRRYALYYLRREGGEADLSDLTEQVAAWENETTPAALSTEQRKRVYISLYQTHLPKLDEANIVEYDRDAGVVRLGSRSSDLDIYLGDVSREEFPWDRYYLALAGVGAVLVGAVWLNIYPFSLVPGLVLATIILLVFGASAVVHFLQYRHGNEVGTPPELRRADGQEH, encoded by the coding sequence ATGGCGCACAGTGAAGAGCTCTCCCAGGACGAGGTGTTCGAGGTCCTGAAGAGCCCGCGGCGACGCTACGCGCTGTACTATCTCCGACGGGAGGGCGGCGAGGCCGACCTCTCCGACCTCACCGAACAGGTCGCGGCGTGGGAGAACGAGACGACGCCCGCCGCGCTTTCGACCGAGCAGCGAAAGCGCGTGTACATCTCGCTGTACCAGACCCACCTCCCCAAACTCGACGAGGCGAACATCGTCGAGTACGACCGCGACGCCGGCGTCGTCCGCCTCGGAAGTCGGTCCTCCGACCTGGACATCTACCTCGGCGACGTCTCGCGTGAGGAGTTCCCGTGGGACCGCTACTACCTCGCGCTCGCGGGGGTCGGGGCGGTCCTGGTCGGCGCGGTCTGGTTGAACATCTACCCGTTCAGCCTGGTGCCCGGACTCGTCCTCGCGACGATCATCCTGCTGGTGTTCGGCGCGTCGGCGGTCGTCCACTTCCTCCAGTACCGCCACGGCAACGAAGTGGGGACGCCGCCGGAACTCCGGCGGGCCGACGGACAGGAGCACTGA
- a CDS encoding acyltransferase, with product MGHRHREGAEPPKIGDRATIRSGAIVYADVTIGDDFTTGHGVLVREDTDIGDDVVVGTDTVIDGTTTIGSHVSLQTGVYVPTDTTIGDEVFVGPKAVLTNDPYPIRKDVDLEGPTLEDHVSVGANATILPGVTVGEGSFVAAGAVVTEDVPPETLAVGAPAEHRPLPDDLEGGNQIA from the coding sequence GTGGGTCACCGCCACCGCGAGGGCGCCGAACCGCCGAAGATCGGCGACCGCGCGACCATCCGGTCGGGCGCCATCGTCTACGCCGACGTGACCATCGGCGACGACTTCACGACCGGTCACGGCGTGCTAGTCCGCGAAGACACCGATATCGGCGACGACGTCGTGGTGGGCACCGACACCGTCATCGACGGGACGACCACCATCGGCTCGCACGTCAGCCTCCAGACGGGCGTCTACGTCCCCACGGACACGACCATCGGCGACGAGGTGTTCGTCGGCCCGAAGGCCGTCCTGACGAACGACCCCTACCCCATCCGCAAGGACGTCGACCTCGAGGGGCCGACCCTCGAAGACCACGTCTCGGTGGGCGCGAACGCGACCATCCTGCCGGGCGTGACGGTCGGCGAGGGGTCGTTCGTGGCGGCCGGCGCGGTCGTCACCGAGGACGTGCCGCCCGAGACGCTGGCGGTCGGCGCGCCCGCCGAGCACCGACCGCTCCCCGACGACCTCGAAGGAGGGAATCAGATCGCATGA
- a CDS encoding DegT/DnrJ/EryC1/StrS family aminotransferase, translated as MSDVPIADPELRDREIDAAVETLESGMLADGPQVREFEAEFAGFCEAEHGVATSNGTTALHAALEALEIGEGDKVVTSPYSFVASANAVRLAGAEPVFADIDPDTFNLEPTAVEEAIRREDDVAAVMPVHLYGLPAEMDRLLEIADEYDLAVIEDAAQAHGAAYEGRKVGSFGDAACFSFYPTKNMTTGEGGMITTNREDVAERAESFVNHGRPPEGGYEHVRTGHNFRMTSTAAAIGRVQLDRLPDYNEARRENAARFDEALEDADVVTPYVPEGRRHVYHQYTIRADDRDGLADHLEAEGVGTGVYYPTPIHELKAYADVDHAAPVAERTAGQALSLPVHPNLTEEDRRTVVDAVTEYQP; from the coding sequence ATGAGCGACGTTCCCATCGCGGACCCGGAGCTTCGGGACCGCGAAATCGACGCCGCGGTCGAGACGCTCGAATCGGGGATGCTGGCCGACGGCCCGCAGGTCCGGGAGTTCGAAGCCGAGTTCGCCGGCTTCTGCGAGGCCGAACACGGCGTCGCCACCAGCAACGGGACGACCGCCCTCCACGCCGCGCTCGAAGCGCTCGAAATCGGCGAGGGCGACAAGGTGGTCACCTCGCCGTACTCGTTCGTGGCGAGCGCGAACGCGGTCCGACTCGCCGGCGCCGAACCGGTGTTCGCCGACATCGACCCCGACACGTTCAACCTCGAACCCACGGCGGTCGAGGAAGCCATCCGGCGCGAGGACGACGTGGCGGCCGTCATGCCGGTCCACCTCTACGGCCTCCCCGCCGAGATGGACCGCCTGCTCGAAATCGCCGACGAGTACGACCTCGCGGTGATCGAGGACGCCGCCCAGGCCCACGGCGCGGCGTACGAGGGCCGGAAGGTGGGGTCGTTCGGCGACGCCGCCTGCTTCTCGTTCTACCCCACGAAGAACATGACCACCGGGGAGGGCGGGATGATAACCACGAACCGCGAGGACGTCGCCGAACGCGCCGAGAGCTTCGTCAACCACGGTCGGCCTCCCGAAGGCGGCTACGAGCACGTCCGGACCGGCCACAACTTCCGGATGACATCGACGGCCGCCGCCATCGGCCGGGTCCAGCTAGACCGCCTCCCCGACTACAACGAGGCTCGCCGCGAGAACGCCGCTCGCTTCGACGAGGCGCTGGAGGACGCCGACGTGGTGACGCCCTACGTACCCGAGGGCCGCCGCCACGTCTACCACCAGTACACGATTCGCGCCGACGACCGCGACGGCCTGGCCGACCACCTCGAAGCCGAGGGCGTCGGCACGGGCGTCTACTACCCGACGCCCATCCACGAACTGAAAGCCTACGCCGACGTCGACCACGCCGCGCCGGTCGCCGAGCGGACCGCCGGACAGGCGCTGTCGCTGCCGGTCCACCCGAATCTCACCGAGGAGGACCGCCGAACCGTCGTCGACGCCGTCACCGAATATCAGCCCTGA
- a CDS encoding Gfo/Idh/MocA family protein: MNLDVSNPVNAAVVGVGSMGRHHARVYSELPGVNLVGVYDVDEDQARAVADDHGTRALNLEALLTAADVASIAVPTPFHADMAEQCIDHGVDVLVEKPFVDDPEVGRDLLAAADEAGVTIQVGHVERFNPAIRSLADIVADLDIIAVDARRLGPPPEDRELDQSAVLDLMIHDIDVVLSLMGEKPSSVEARGAKDNQHATATLGFDDGTVATLTASRVTQQRVRKLAITAEECRVNVDYIDRSVEIHRHSLPEYIEDNGDVRYRHESIVERPTVETGEPLKNELQSFVAAATNDEADPVVSGEDGLRVLEVAREIDDIASGEEREEVGVSAR, encoded by the coding sequence ATGAACCTCGACGTATCCAACCCAGTCAACGCCGCCGTCGTCGGCGTCGGAAGCATGGGTCGCCACCACGCCCGGGTGTACAGCGAACTCCCCGGCGTGAACCTCGTCGGTGTCTACGACGTCGACGAGGACCAGGCCCGCGCCGTCGCCGACGACCACGGCACCCGCGCGCTGAACCTCGAAGCCCTGCTGACCGCCGCCGACGTCGCATCGATCGCCGTGCCGACGCCGTTCCACGCCGACATGGCCGAACAGTGCATCGACCACGGCGTGGACGTGCTCGTCGAGAAGCCCTTCGTCGATGACCCCGAGGTGGGTCGCGACCTCCTGGCGGCCGCCGACGAGGCGGGCGTCACGATACAGGTCGGCCACGTCGAGCGGTTCAACCCCGCCATCCGGTCGCTGGCCGACATCGTGGCCGACCTCGACATCATCGCGGTCGACGCCCGCCGCCTCGGGCCGCCGCCCGAGGACCGCGAACTCGACCAGAGCGCGGTGCTCGACCTGATGATCCACGACATCGACGTGGTGCTGTCGCTGATGGGCGAGAAGCCCTCCTCGGTCGAGGCCCGCGGCGCGAAGGACAACCAGCACGCCACCGCCACGCTCGGGTTCGACGACGGCACGGTCGCGACGCTGACCGCCAGCCGAGTCACCCAACAGCGGGTGCGAAAGCTCGCCATCACCGCCGAGGAGTGTCGGGTCAACGTCGACTACATCGACCGGTCGGTCGAAATCCACCGCCACTCGCTGCCCGAGTACATCGAGGACAACGGCGACGTGCGCTACCGCCACGAGAGCATCGTCGAGCGGCCGACTGTCGAGACGGGCGAACCGCTCAAGAACGAACTCCAGTCGTTCGTCGCCGCGGCGACGAACGACGAGGCCGACCCGGTGGTTTCGGGCGAGGACGGCCTGCGAGTGCTGGAGGTCGCCCGCGAGATAGACGACATCGCCTCGGGCGAGGAGCGCGAGGAAGTCGGGGTGAGCGCACGGTGA